The following nucleotide sequence is from Pseudonocardia abyssalis.
TGGCCTCCGACGACGGGGGCCGGCCGCTGCTCGCCGACGTCGACCTGGTCGTGCACGCGGGTGAGGTGCTCGGCATCGCGGGCGTCGAGGGCAACGGGCAGACCGAGCTCGTCGAGACGATCATGGGGATGCGCAGGGCGGCCGACGGCACGATCACGTTGTCCGGCAGGGACATCACCCGCGCCGGCACGCTGGCGCGCCGCGAGGCCGGCATCGGCTATGTCGCGGAGGACCGCACCCGCTACGGGCTGCTCGCCACGCAGCCGCTGTGGGCCAACCGGATCCTGGGCTACCAGAGCCGTCGTCCGGTGGCGCACAACGGCCTGATCGACCGCGAGGCCGCCCGCCGCGACACCCGGCGCATCGTCGAGGAGTTCGACGTGCGCACGCCGAGCGTCGACGTCGCCGCGGCGGCGCTGTCCGGCGGCAACCAGCAGAAGCTGATCGTCGGGCGCGAGCTCTCCGGCGACCCGGTGCTGCTGATCGCCTCGCACCCCACCCGCGGCGTCGACGTCGGGGCGCAGGCGGGCATCTGGGAGGTGCTGCGCCGGGCGCGCGCCGACGGCCTCGCGGTGCTGCTGGTCAGCGCCGACCTGGACGAGCTGATCGGCCTGTCCGACTCGATCAAGGTGATGCTGCGCGGGCGTCTGGTGGCCGACGCCGACCCCGCGACGGTCACGCCGGAGGAGCTGGGAACCGCCATGACCGGTGCCGACGGAGCCGCGGCATGACCGTCAGCCGCATCCGCACCGCGCTGCTGCCCCCCGTACTGGCGATCGTGTTCGCGGCCGCGCTGTGCGCGGTGGCGCTGGTGATCAGCGGGGCGTCGCCCCTGACCGCGCTGGGGGTGATGGTCGGCCAGGTCGGCCAGGGCACCACGGCCGTCGACATCGTCAACAGCGCCGCCATCTACTACTTCGTCGCGCTGGCCGCGGCGATCGGCTTCCAGATGAAGCTGTTCAACATCGGTATCGAGGGCCAGTACCGGCTCGCCGCCTGCGTGGCCGCGATCGTCGGCGGCCTGATCGTCCTGCCGCCGGTGCTGCACACGCTGGTGATCATCGTCGTCGCGGTGCTCGTCGGTGCGGTCTGGGCCGGGATCCCCGCGCTGCTCAAGGCCTACCGCGGGGTCAGCGAGGTCATCTCCACGATCATGCTGAACGCCGTCTCGCTCGGCGTGATCGCGTTCCTCATCCGGCCCGACTCGTTCGGCGTGCTGCAGGGCAACAACATCTCGACGAAGCCGATCGAGCCGAGCGGGCAGTTCCCGGGACTCGACACCGGTGCGGGCACCGTCTTCGGGATGGTGTCCGTGGCCGTGCTGCTCGGCGTCGGCTACTGGTTCCTGCTCAACCGCACGCGGTTCGGGTTCGAGCTCAGGGCGTCCGGGGAGTCGGCGACGGCGGCCACCGCGGGCGGTGTCGACGCGAGGCGGATGGTGATCATCGCGCTAGTGCTCTCGGGTGCGGTCGCCGGATTGGCGGGTCTGCCGGAGGTACTCGGGCGCGACTTCGCGTACACGCTGACGTCGCCGCAGGGCTACGGCTTCACCGGCCTGGCGGTCGCGCTGCTGGGGCGCAACCATCCCGCGGGCATGGCGTTCGGTGCGCTGCTGTGGGCGTTCCTGGACAAGTCGGCGATCGCGCTCGACAACGTCGGCGTGCCCCGCGACATCGTCCTGATCATGCAGGGCTCGGTGGTGCTGTCGGTCGTCGTCGCCTACGAGATCGTGCGGCGCTACGAGCTCGCCGCCGAGCAGCGCCGGGTCGCGGTGCAGCTGCGCAGCGTCCCGGGAACCGAGAACGTGTCAGCGACCGAGAAGGAGCCGTCGGCATGACCGCCACCCTCGCGAAGGCGGGCCGCAGCGTCGCCGCGCTGCCCGGCTGGGCGCGCTCCGCGCTCGTCGTGGCGATCGGTGTCGGGCTGCTGGCGATCACGGCCACGCTCACCGGCCAGATCCAGCTGACCTCCAGCGGCACCACCCAGGCCGCGGTGCGGCTGCTGCTGCCGATCCTGTTCGCCGCGCTGGGCGGGCTGTGGGCCGAGCGCGCAGGGGTCATCAACATCGGCCTCGAGGGGATGATGATCCTCGGGACGTGGGGTGCGGCCTGGGCCGGCTACCAGTGGGGCCCGTACGCCGCGGTCGTCGGCGGGCTGGTGTTCGGGGTGCTCGGCGGGCTGCTGCACGCCGTCGCGACCGTGACGTTCGGCGTCAACCACATCGTCTCCGGCGTGGCGATCACGCTGCTGGGACTCGGCGTCACGAAGTACCTCTCGACGCTGGTGTTCCTCCCGATCTCGGGCAACCCGCGGCAGAGCCCGCGGGTGGAGGGGTTCGAGACGTTCTCGGTGCAGCCGCTCGCCGACGGGCTCTCCGCCGTCGAGCGGGAGCAGCGGGTCGTGCTCTCCGACGTCGCCGGGCTCCTCGGCGGGCTGCTGTCCGGGCTGACGCCGCTCGTCGTGCTCGGGTTCGTGCTGGTGCCCGCGAGCTACCTGCTGCTGTGGCGCACCGGCTTCGGGCTGCGGCTGCGCTCGTGCGGGGAGAACCCGGTGGCCGCGGAGTCGCTGGGCGTGCAGGTCTACTTCTACAAGTACGTCGCGCTGATCGTCTCCGGCGGCCTCGCAGGGCTCGGCGGCGCAGCGCTCACCCTCAACCCCGGGCAGCTCGGCTACCTGGAGGGCCAGACCGGCGGCCGCGGGTACATCGGGCTGGCCGCGATGATCTTCGGCAACTGGCGGCCCGGTGGGCTGCTCGCCGGCTCGGCGCTGTTCGGCTACGTCGACGGCGTGCAGCTGCGCGCGGGCGGCGAGGCGGTGCACGCGCTGCTCTACGGGGCGTCGATCCTGGCCGTAGGACTGGCGGTGCTGTGGGTCGTGCGACGGCGTTGGCAGACCGCGGCGATCGCGCTCGTCGCGGGTGCGGCGGTGTACGCGGTCTACTTCTCGACGGAGACGGTGCCGCGCGAGTTCGCCTCCTACGCGCCGCAGATCGTCACGCTGCTGGTGCTGGCGGTGGCGTCGCAACGGCTGCGCCCGCCCGCCGCGATCGGCGTCGAGTACCGCAGGGGCGAGGGTGACTGACTGTGGATGTGACTGACTGGTCGGCGCTCCGCTCGGCGGCGGTGCACGCCGCCGGGGCGGCGTACGCGCCCTACTCGCACCTGCAGGTCGGCGCGGCCGCGGTCTGCGACGACGGCCGCGTCGTGACCGGGTGCAACGTCGAGAACGCCTCCTACGGGCTCGGGCTGTGCGCGGAGTGCACGATGGCCGGGCAGCTGCGGCTCACCGGCGGCGGGCGGTTCGTCGCGGTGGCGTGCCGGTCGGGCACGGGTGAGCTGCTGATGCCGTGCGGGCGGTGCCGTCAGGTGCTCTACGAGTTCGGCGGGCCGGACTGCTTGCTCGACACCCCCCGCGGCATCCGACCCCTCAGCGAGATCCTCCCCGACGCGTTCGGCCCGGAACACCTCCCGACCTGACCCCGCGAGTCGCTACTTCCCCGCCCGCGAGTCGCTGTTTCTGCGCCCGCGAGTCGCGGTCCGCCGGGTGGATCGGCCGCGCGAACATCGGGCCGCTGCGCGCATCCTCGACGGTGCACGTCGGGGTGCAGGGTGCGCGTGGGGCGGGGCACGGCGCGTCGTACGGTCGGCGCATGAGCTTCTCGACCGTCGACGTGATCACCGCCAAGCGCGACGGCGGGCGGCTCACCGACGAGCAGATCGACTGGGTGCTCGCCGCGTACACGCGCGGTGACGTCGCCGACGAGCAGATGTCCGCGCTGGCGATGGCGATCCTGCT
It contains:
- a CDS encoding ABC transporter permease; the protein is MTVSRIRTALLPPVLAIVFAAALCAVALVISGASPLTALGVMVGQVGQGTTAVDIVNSAAIYYFVALAAAIGFQMKLFNIGIEGQYRLAACVAAIVGGLIVLPPVLHTLVIIVVAVLVGAVWAGIPALLKAYRGVSEVISTIMLNAVSLGVIAFLIRPDSFGVLQGNNISTKPIEPSGQFPGLDTGAGTVFGMVSVAVLLGVGYWFLLNRTRFGFELRASGESATAATAGGVDARRMVIIALVLSGAVAGLAGLPEVLGRDFAYTLTSPQGYGFTGLAVALLGRNHPAGMAFGALLWAFLDKSAIALDNVGVPRDIVLIMQGSVVLSVVVAYEIVRRYELAAEQRRVAVQLRSVPGTENVSATEKEPSA
- a CDS encoding ABC transporter permease is translated as MTATLAKAGRSVAALPGWARSALVVAIGVGLLAITATLTGQIQLTSSGTTQAAVRLLLPILFAALGGLWAERAGVINIGLEGMMILGTWGAAWAGYQWGPYAAVVGGLVFGVLGGLLHAVATVTFGVNHIVSGVAITLLGLGVTKYLSTLVFLPISGNPRQSPRVEGFETFSVQPLADGLSAVEREQRVVLSDVAGLLGGLLSGLTPLVVLGFVLVPASYLLLWRTGFGLRLRSCGENPVAAESLGVQVYFYKYVALIVSGGLAGLGGAALTLNPGQLGYLEGQTGGRGYIGLAAMIFGNWRPGGLLAGSALFGYVDGVQLRAGGEAVHALLYGASILAVGLAVLWVVRRRWQTAAIALVAGAAVYAVYFSTETVPREFASYAPQIVTLLVLAVASQRLRPPAAIGVEYRRGEGD
- a CDS encoding cytidine deaminase — translated: MTDWSALRSAAVHAAGAAYAPYSHLQVGAAAVCDDGRVVTGCNVENASYGLGLCAECTMAGQLRLTGGGRFVAVACRSGTGELLMPCGRCRQVLYEFGGPDCLLDTPRGIRPLSEILPDAFGPEHLPT